The Rhodocytophaga rosea genome has a segment encoding these proteins:
- a CDS encoding DUF7619 domain-containing protein: protein MIRHLQILFFICLSYLFTPLQAQEQDTTLWVVDGQVSAAANDENNLYLGGAFKYMGQLTGGGAMLNTSDGQLVNNRSLRIKGTVSAAVSDGKGGWFIGGDFTEILGVKRNGMAHILPDNSLDMNWNLDITYRNNPYITLLFTYGNQLYIVGSFHEMGGKDRNDLAAVDLTTGEVTEWNPQVTGAVNTIIASNNLLYVGGSFVAIGGKLKNNLAALDPITGIATDWAPTIDGSVYSIVILKNTLYLAGDFEKVENTDRRRLAAIDLTNNQISSWNPWMGAYARVLLAQDNTIFVGGLFSQIAGHPRENLVALDAITGEVTPWHPKDIPDLGKNSIQLFNNQLYIGGGTRDGNIIEYLAAIDIFTGQQTEWDPGVDGWVNLVAVSENSVFVGGEFNSAGGKFRNNIAAIDTRSGRITNWNPDIKNRNGVVNSIVVSDGLVYVAGSFSTIGGKDRKGIAAIDPVTGIPTDWNPDIKMVFNSGLEVDGSVNTVALANGAVYLGGNFNRVNGAVRNNAAAVSPVTGKENAWNPNANYTVGQLIAVRDLIYIGGAFDTIAGKPRVGLAVVNSTTGQPTPWNPNLESKPYKGGCYALRLANSHLYISGNFTHIANQKRPGLAAINIFTGRVIPWEAETEYYYSGSIGIKDSIIYPVLGSYIIPVNGTTGQPATWNIKPIPLFAATATIVLDTDNFIYSQGKMESPGSTFHSSQVNAFTYHPYTKIDITEQTSNRIEGQIFEDKNKNCLLDEEDIPQKDIVVIAEPGLYYGITDSLGFYSIIVDTGAYRIRQLLPEEKSTLIKQICPSNTVSHDATFSTYGNTLKDKDFANQVTYMPYLSASIASDRRRRCFTNTTTISYCNEGSAVASDVKVHLQLPQHVVLVSANAGYTMDEDKNYVFSIGAVQAGSCGMIQIKDSVACNNPDIRGLTQCTKVWISPANPSNPSPDWDGSDITLQAKCLDNGRVKLGIYNNGSGNMADSSAYRILLDAQVIFAAKYKLTVGDSLILQVPANGQTLRLEADQSPFHPTKQQTNISIEACGVNSGGKISTGYVAQLPQDDAEPEVAIECLPIIDSYDPNDKLVSPVGVTENHYTPTNRALDYTIRFQNTGTDYAYKVVVVDTLSEYLDISTLKMGAASHGYQLNVSGKGRPVLTFTFDNILLPDSTTDQEGSNGYVKFSIKPLAGIAEKTIIENLADIFFDYNEPVRTNTVFNTIYDVPLPATNATRIGFCNTNQPPSISLLYREDLVCDLEADTYQWFLNGNPLSFSSKSIKVSQEGTYTVQVDTKGCLSPLSQGFNYTFPPPLIRSSFEIYPNPNNGAFTIYMIAPAGKTIEATLWDALGRQVWNKSFAIPQTNTIREEVILPKLRTGMYILKTTVDTPQGGTTKRIFIK from the coding sequence ATGATAAGACATCTACAAATTCTTTTCTTTATCTGCTTATCCTACTTATTTACTCCCCTTCAAGCCCAGGAACAGGATACTACCCTATGGGTGGTGGATGGTCAGGTCAGTGCTGCTGCTAATGATGAAAACAATCTCTACCTGGGAGGCGCATTCAAATACATGGGGCAACTTACCGGAGGCGGCGCCATGCTGAACACGTCTGACGGACAGCTAGTTAATAATCGGTCGTTGCGGATAAAAGGGACAGTGTCTGCTGCTGTATCTGATGGTAAAGGAGGCTGGTTTATCGGAGGTGATTTTACGGAAATTCTGGGGGTAAAACGAAACGGGATGGCACATATATTACCGGATAATTCCCTGGACATGAACTGGAATCTGGATATTACTTACCGGAATAATCCTTATATCACGCTTTTATTTACTTATGGTAATCAGCTCTATATTGTTGGAAGTTTCCATGAAATGGGCGGAAAAGATAGAAACGATCTGGCAGCAGTTGATCTTACAACAGGCGAGGTAACAGAATGGAATCCACAGGTTACCGGAGCTGTCAATACAATAATCGCTTCAAATAATTTACTTTATGTAGGTGGAAGCTTTGTAGCTATTGGCGGAAAACTCAAAAATAATTTAGCCGCCTTAGATCCCATAACAGGCATAGCAACCGACTGGGCTCCCACTATCGATGGCTCAGTATATAGTATTGTTATACTAAAAAACACCCTTTATCTGGCCGGAGACTTTGAAAAAGTTGAAAACACGGATAGGCGCCGCCTGGCTGCCATCGATTTAACTAATAATCAGATTTCAAGCTGGAATCCATGGATGGGTGCATATGCACGTGTATTGCTGGCCCAGGATAACACCATTTTTGTAGGGGGATTGTTTAGTCAAATAGCCGGGCATCCGAGAGAAAATCTGGTAGCCCTGGATGCTATTACCGGTGAAGTTACTCCCTGGCACCCTAAAGATATTCCGGATCTTGGGAAAAATAGTATTCAACTTTTCAACAATCAGCTTTACATAGGTGGTGGAACCAGAGATGGAAACATTATAGAATATTTAGCAGCCATAGATATTTTTACCGGCCAACAAACAGAATGGGATCCTGGCGTAGATGGATGGGTGAATCTCGTGGCTGTGTCTGAAAATTCAGTATTTGTGGGAGGTGAGTTTAACAGTGCCGGAGGAAAATTCCGGAATAATATTGCAGCCATTGATACCAGATCAGGAAGAATTACCAACTGGAATCCTGACATTAAAAACCGCAATGGCGTTGTAAACAGCATAGTAGTTTCGGATGGACTAGTTTATGTAGCCGGATCATTTTCTACTATTGGTGGTAAAGACAGAAAGGGTATCGCCGCCATTGATCCTGTTACAGGTATTCCTACTGATTGGAATCCCGACATTAAAATGGTTTTTAATAGTGGATTGGAAGTTGATGGAAGTGTCAACACAGTCGCTCTAGCAAATGGAGCAGTTTATTTAGGAGGTAACTTCAACAGAGTAAATGGTGCGGTAAGGAACAACGCAGCAGCGGTAAGTCCTGTCACCGGCAAAGAAAATGCCTGGAACCCCAACGCAAATTATACTGTTGGCCAGCTTATTGCCGTCCGTGATTTAATCTATATAGGGGGTGCTTTTGACACCATTGCCGGAAAACCCAGAGTAGGACTTGCAGTCGTAAATAGTACGACTGGACAACCTACTCCCTGGAACCCAAACTTAGAATCCAAGCCTTATAAAGGCGGTTGCTATGCACTGAGATTGGCTAACTCGCATTTATATATAAGCGGAAACTTTACACATATTGCCAATCAGAAAAGGCCTGGCCTTGCAGCCATAAATATATTTACAGGACGGGTTATTCCATGGGAGGCTGAGACTGAATATTACTACTCGGGTTCTATAGGCATAAAAGATAGCATTATTTACCCTGTGTTGGGTTCGTATATCATCCCAGTTAATGGCACAACAGGCCAACCTGCCACTTGGAATATAAAGCCGATTCCACTTTTTGCTGCAACAGCAACCATCGTACTAGATACCGATAATTTTATCTATTCACAAGGAAAAATGGAAAGCCCGGGAAGTACGTTTCACAGTTCGCAAGTGAATGCTTTCACTTATCACCCGTATACTAAAATTGATATTACTGAGCAAACGAGTAACAGGATTGAGGGGCAAATTTTTGAGGACAAAAACAAAAATTGTCTGTTAGATGAAGAGGATATTCCTCAAAAGGATATCGTAGTTATTGCAGAACCTGGACTTTATTACGGCATAACAGATAGCCTGGGATTTTATTCTATCATTGTAGATACGGGTGCTTACCGAATAAGACAACTCCTGCCTGAAGAAAAGAGCACCCTAATTAAACAAATATGCCCTTCTAATACAGTTTCACATGATGCTACATTCAGTACTTACGGCAATACACTAAAAGATAAGGATTTTGCTAACCAGGTTACATATATGCCCTATTTATCAGCTAGCATCGCCTCTGATCGTAGGCGCAGGTGCTTTACCAATACCACTACGATTTCTTACTGCAATGAAGGAAGTGCCGTGGCGAGTGATGTAAAAGTCCACCTGCAATTACCTCAACATGTGGTTTTAGTAAGTGCAAACGCTGGTTACACAATGGACGAAGACAAGAACTATGTATTTTCTATTGGAGCAGTACAAGCAGGAAGTTGTGGTATGATTCAAATCAAAGATTCAGTAGCCTGTAATAATCCAGATATCAGAGGGCTCACCCAGTGTACCAAAGTATGGATTTCTCCGGCAAATCCTTCCAATCCTTCTCCAGACTGGGACGGTTCTGATATTACGCTGCAAGCGAAATGTCTCGACAATGGGAGAGTAAAGCTAGGTATTTATAACAATGGTTCGGGAAATATGGCAGACAGTAGTGCCTACCGGATTCTGCTGGATGCTCAAGTTATTTTCGCTGCTAAATACAAGCTCACTGTAGGAGATAGTTTGATTTTGCAAGTACCTGCCAATGGTCAAACACTAAGATTGGAAGCTGATCAATCGCCTTTTCATCCTACCAAACAACAAACCAATATCAGCATTGAAGCATGCGGCGTAAATAGTGGAGGTAAAATCAGTACTGGGTATGTAGCCCAATTACCACAAGACGATGCAGAGCCGGAAGTAGCTATTGAATGTTTACCTATCATTGATTCCTATGATCCGAATGATAAACTCGTATCGCCTGTAGGCGTTACAGAAAACCATTACACGCCTACCAACAGAGCTTTAGATTATACCATCCGCTTCCAGAATACAGGTACTGATTATGCTTACAAAGTGGTCGTGGTAGATACCTTATCAGAATACCTGGATATCAGCACTTTAAAAATGGGTGCTGCCTCTCATGGGTATCAGTTAAATGTTTCCGGAAAAGGCCGCCCTGTCCTTACTTTCACGTTTGATAATATTCTTTTACCAGACAGTACCACTGATCAGGAGGGCAGCAATGGATATGTTAAGTTCAGCATTAAACCCCTGGCAGGTATTGCTGAGAAGACAATAATAGAAAACTTGGCTGATATCTTCTTTGATTATAATGAGCCAGTCAGGACCAATACAGTATTTAATACTATTTACGATGTACCTCTGCCTGCTACTAATGCTACTCGAATCGGGTTTTGCAATACCAATCAGCCGCCTTCTATTTCCTTACTCTACCGGGAAGACCTGGTATGCGACCTGGAAGCAGATACCTATCAATGGTTCTTAAATGGCAATCCATTATCATTTTCATCCAAAAGCATAAAGGTTAGTCAAGAGGGCACTTATACAGTACAGGTAGATACGAAAGGATGTCTTTCACCTCTATCACAAGGTTTCAACTATACTTTTCCTCCTCCGTTAATTCGTAGTTCTTTTGAAATTTATCCTAATCCCAATAATGGAGCCTTCACCATATATATGATTGCTCCTGCCGGTAAAACGATAGAAGCAACACTTTGGGATGCTTTGGGAAGACAGGTGTGGAATAAATCATTTGCAATACCTCAAACCAATACTATTAGGGAAGAAGTGATATTGCCCAAACTGAGAACAGGTATGTATATTCTGAAAACTACAGTAGATACACCCCAGGGCGGTACCACAAAAAGAATATTTATTAAATAA
- a CDS encoding carboxylesterase/lipase family protein, with product MKMLILFLLLTAQIVPLAVAQSKKESANTVKTANGTLEGVTEKSGIRSFKGIPFAAPPVGNLRWREPQPAKNWQGVRKADKFGPRAMQRAVFGDMGFRSNGMSEDCLYLNVWTPAKLGNEKLPVLVYFYGGGFVAGDGSEARYDGESMAQKGIVALTVNYRLGAFGFMAHPELTKESPNKASGNYGLMDQAAALQWVQKNIAAFGGDPKKVTIAGESAGSFSVCAQMATPLAKNLIAGAIGESGSMLSLQPTTPLAQGEEAGVNFAKAAGASSLADLRAIPAEQLLEVTAKPGVPWFWPVVDGYFFPKSPTEIFASGEQAKVPLLAGWNSEEMNYRAILGQEAPTPENYQKAVQKLYGDKASEVLKAYPASTEEEVLQAATDLAGDRFIGYSTWKWIDVHSKTSGKPTYRYYYSRPRPAMTAEMGDAAPGLAGGVVKGKDASAMKVPQARGAAHSAEIEYAMGNLPYNKVYAWTDDDYKVSETMQAYFANFIKTLNPNGNGLPQWEAITNGKPVQVMHIDVKTEAKPDQNSARYLILEQSPSK from the coding sequence ATGAAAATGCTTATTTTATTTCTGCTCCTAACCGCCCAGATAGTGCCGTTGGCAGTAGCTCAATCCAAAAAAGAATCTGCCAATACCGTAAAAACAGCCAATGGAACGCTGGAAGGAGTTACTGAAAAAAGTGGCATCCGTTCTTTTAAAGGGATTCCCTTTGCTGCGCCACCGGTAGGGAATTTACGCTGGCGGGAACCGCAACCGGCTAAAAACTGGCAAGGCGTACGCAAAGCCGATAAATTTGGTCCGCGGGCCATGCAGCGGGCTGTTTTTGGCGATATGGGATTCCGTTCCAATGGCATGAGCGAAGATTGTTTATACCTGAATGTGTGGACACCTGCCAAATTAGGGAATGAAAAGCTGCCAGTACTGGTCTATTTTTACGGCGGCGGTTTTGTAGCCGGCGATGGCTCAGAAGCCCGCTATGATGGTGAAAGTATGGCACAGAAAGGGATTGTTGCTCTTACCGTGAATTACCGTTTAGGTGCCTTTGGCTTTATGGCACATCCGGAACTCACCAAAGAATCTCCCAATAAAGCCTCCGGAAATTATGGCCTGATGGACCAGGCAGCAGCTTTACAATGGGTACAGAAAAACATAGCCGCTTTTGGTGGAGATCCTAAAAAAGTAACCATTGCCGGTGAATCAGCAGGTTCTTTTTCGGTATGCGCCCAGATGGCAACTCCCTTAGCTAAAAATCTGATTGCCGGTGCCATTGGCGAAAGTGGCTCCATGCTAAGTTTACAGCCGACCACTCCTTTGGCTCAGGGAGAAGAAGCAGGTGTAAACTTTGCAAAAGCAGCAGGCGCCAGTTCTCTGGCTGACTTAAGAGCCATACCGGCTGAACAATTACTGGAAGTTACGGCGAAACCTGGCGTTCCCTGGTTCTGGCCTGTGGTAGATGGCTATTTCTTCCCTAAATCTCCTACTGAAATATTTGCTTCTGGCGAACAAGCCAAAGTTCCCCTGCTTGCCGGATGGAATTCTGAAGAAATGAATTACCGGGCTATTCTCGGACAAGAAGCACCTACACCTGAAAATTATCAGAAAGCCGTGCAAAAACTCTATGGAGATAAAGCTTCAGAAGTTTTAAAGGCTTATCCAGCTTCTACGGAAGAAGAAGTATTACAGGCAGCAACCGACCTGGCTGGAGACCGCTTTATCGGATACAGTACCTGGAAATGGATAGATGTACATAGCAAAACAAGTGGAAAACCCACCTACCGCTACTATTATAGCCGTCCCCGTCCGGCCATGACAGCGGAGATGGGAGATGCCGCACCTGGGTTAGCCGGTGGTGTGGTAAAAGGCAAAGATGCCAGTGCCATGAAAGTACCACAGGCCAGAGGAGCTGCCCATTCAGCAGAAATTGAATATGCGATGGGTAACCTGCCTTACAATAAAGTTTATGCCTGGACGGATGATGATTATAAAGTATCGGAAACGATGCAAGCTTATTTTGCCAACTTCATTAAGACATTAAATCCCAATGGAAATGGTTTGCCACAATGGGAAGCCATCACGAATGGAAAACCGGTACAAGTCATGCATATTGATGTAAAGACCGAGGCTAAACCAGACCAGAATAGTGCCCGCTATCTGATTCTTGAGCAATCGCCAAGCAAGTAA
- a CDS encoding DUF7619 domain-containing protein, translating into MNKYLRFLLPIITVIGISFQSLQAQYKYEWEMGSDALGLTQLHSPQQITIDGAGNMYVIDGNNYRILKYNSAGQFLLKFGSLGTADGQFSSPSDIAADAEGNVYVTDASKHLVQKFSANGQFLSKIGSGGTADGQFQSPVGIATDVQGNIYVADTVKKCIQKFNTNGQFLLKFGSKGTANGQFTTIKDMAMDTQGNIYIPDHSNNRVQKFTTNGQFLSTILINDIISTDNSIAVDGEGNLYMPVTNDQDEMPSIRKYSSSGQYLFEYCKYGLEEGQIEALGGIAVDAQGNVYISDFFSNTVYKRSSDGQIIWQIDPLANGQFTYPTKIAVSEQGNVYVLDARNNRVQILSPTGQFLFKFGSKGIGDNQIWFPTDVDVDEEGSIYVLDRGYVKKFNAQGEFVRKFGSDEYGGEGYFFDADAVTVDKNGDMYVFCGINSLQMGLLKFSPTGQFLMKLNLNEIQEGQPLVLNDIALDEQGNIYLSAEEPMIEKSCVVKLSSDLQLLSKFAREGNENYQLNFPDAIHVDKSGNIYLADVKNIFEDFRIRKFSPEGQLLSTTVSPGNFSGIAIDAEENLYITESEKHRVLKYSYATDVKSYNYIQGTIYEDTNQDCVPDATEHRVAGAAVIAQPGPYYGLTDSLGNYSIRVGTGSYIVSQIPPADSAIKQTCPPDNEPYRVTFKDYGDTIQGNNFNRKLVAPYNYIQGTIYEDTNQNCVPDSSERRVAGAAVIAQPGSYYGLTDSLGNYSIQVGKGSYIVSQILPVDSFIKQTCPPDNEPYGVTFKDYSDTIRGNDFSRELTFLTLLSTSVSSDRRRRCATSNTTISYQNSGNAIANDVRVHLQLPEHVVLVSANMPFAVDQNKNYVFSIGDLSPQARGKISIVDSVVCNNPNIRGLTQCTKVWITPANNKTPSPDWDKSDITLKARCTDNGFVKLSIHNTGTGHMADSSSFRIYLDAQQVFQHRYKLNAGDSLSLQVPANGQTLRLEADQRPYHPTKTQTNISIEACGVTSAGKVSTGFVAQLPQDDEELEVAIECLPIIDSYDPNDKLVLPQGVTENHYTPTNTALDYTIRFQNTGTDYAYKVVVVDTLSEHLDMSTFQIGTASHAYKLNITGKGRPILTWTFDNINLPDSTRDQLGSNGFIKFSIKPLATIAEKTVIENFADIFFDFNEPVRTNTVFNSIYDVPAPVVNNEKVIICQTNTVAFAGNNRSFCEQHMLNLQASAPAAGKGKWKILKGAATIQDLTNPASSVTNLAYGENIFEWKVPTNSCSTDSTSSTVTIYRKPAPGTPVITQIGTDSLFCSISATSYEWYRDGIKIVGKNQQIKVSDSGKYTVKVSMDECSSPLSEAFTYQKTPTGLEEYGAQIKVYPNPATSSVFIELPADWQATLTLSDAMGRAVKESMLTRGESKVELLLTGIKAGIYILHITTKDGTIVKKLIIR; encoded by the coding sequence ATGAATAAATATCTACGTTTTTTATTACCCATCATTACAGTTATTGGAATTTCATTCCAGTCGCTGCAAGCACAATATAAGTATGAATGGGAAATGGGGTCTGATGCCCTTGGACTTACACAATTACATTCGCCGCAACAAATTACCATTGATGGTGCAGGCAATATGTATGTAATTGATGGCAATAATTATAGGATTCTGAAATATAATTCAGCCGGACAATTTTTACTTAAGTTTGGCAGTCTGGGTACTGCAGATGGGCAGTTTTCTTCCCCTAGTGATATAGCCGCTGATGCCGAAGGAAATGTATATGTTACAGATGCATCTAAACATCTTGTCCAGAAGTTTTCTGCCAATGGCCAGTTTTTGTCAAAAATTGGAAGTGGCGGTACAGCAGATGGCCAGTTTCAATCTCCTGTTGGAATAGCCACAGATGTGCAGGGGAATATATATGTGGCCGATACAGTAAAAAAATGCATTCAGAAATTTAATACAAATGGACAGTTTTTACTAAAATTCGGAAGCAAGGGTACAGCCAATGGCCAGTTTACGACAATTAAAGACATGGCAATGGATACACAGGGAAATATTTATATTCCTGATCATAGCAACAATCGTGTTCAAAAGTTTACCACCAACGGACAGTTTTTATCTACAATCCTTATCAATGATATCATCAGCACAGATAATTCCATAGCTGTAGATGGGGAAGGAAACCTCTATATGCCGGTTACTAACGACCAGGATGAGATGCCATCTATACGGAAATATTCTTCCAGTGGGCAGTATCTTTTTGAATATTGTAAATATGGCTTAGAAGAAGGGCAGATAGAAGCTCTGGGGGGTATAGCCGTTGATGCACAGGGGAATGTATACATTTCTGATTTTTTTAGTAATACTGTTTACAAGCGCTCTTCTGATGGTCAAATTATCTGGCAAATTGACCCTTTGGCCAATGGGCAATTTACATATCCTACTAAAATAGCGGTTTCTGAACAAGGAAATGTATATGTATTGGATGCCCGTAATAACCGGGTTCAGATACTTTCCCCAACCGGGCAATTTCTTTTCAAATTTGGCTCGAAAGGCATTGGAGATAATCAAATATGGTTTCCTACAGACGTAGATGTAGATGAAGAAGGCAGTATTTATGTACTTGACAGAGGCTATGTAAAAAAATTCAATGCCCAGGGAGAATTTGTAAGAAAGTTTGGGAGTGATGAGTATGGAGGAGAAGGATATTTTTTTGATGCTGACGCAGTTACTGTAGATAAAAATGGAGATATGTATGTATTTTGTGGCATTAACTCTCTCCAGATGGGTCTGCTGAAGTTTTCCCCTACCGGGCAATTTTTAATGAAACTGAACTTAAATGAAATACAAGAAGGTCAGCCACTTGTGCTCAATGATATAGCTTTAGATGAACAAGGAAACATATATTTATCCGCTGAAGAGCCTATGATTGAAAAAAGTTGCGTTGTAAAACTTTCCTCAGACTTGCAACTCCTTTCTAAATTTGCCAGAGAAGGCAATGAGAATTATCAGCTTAATTTTCCTGATGCCATTCATGTCGATAAAAGTGGAAATATTTATCTGGCTGATGTAAAAAATATATTTGAAGACTTCCGCATCCGGAAATTTTCCCCGGAAGGGCAGCTTTTGTCTACCACTGTATCACCTGGTAATTTTTCTGGAATAGCAATAGATGCAGAAGAAAACCTATACATTACAGAGTCAGAAAAGCATCGCGTCCTAAAATATTCTTATGCAACTGATGTAAAATCTTACAATTATATCCAGGGCACCATCTACGAAGACACCAATCAGGACTGCGTGCCGGATGCAACCGAGCACCGGGTGGCAGGCGCTGCGGTGATCGCCCAGCCCGGCCCTTACTATGGCCTTACAGATAGTTTAGGTAATTATTCGATCCGGGTGGGCACAGGCAGCTATATCGTGAGCCAGATACCACCGGCAGATAGCGCCATCAAACAAACCTGTCCACCTGATAACGAACCGTATAGGGTTACTTTCAAGGATTATGGTGACACCATCCAGGGGAACAATTTCAACCGGAAACTTGTAGCCCCTTACAACTATATCCAGGGCACTATCTACGAAGATACCAATCAGAATTGTGTGCCGGATAGTAGCGAGCGCCGGGTGGCAGGCGCTGCGGTAATCGCCCAGCCCGGATCATACTATGGCCTTACAGATAGTTTAGGTAATTATTCCATTCAGGTGGGTAAAGGCAGCTATATCGTGAGCCAGATATTACCGGTAGATAGTTTCATCAAACAAACCTGCCCTCCTGATAATGAACCGTATGGGGTTACATTCAAGGATTATAGTGACACCATCCGGGGAAATGATTTTAGCAGGGAACTTACTTTTTTAACGCTTTTATCAACGAGTGTCAGTTCCGACCGCAGAAGAAGGTGTGCTACCAGTAATACCACCATCTCTTATCAGAATTCAGGAAATGCTATAGCCAATGATGTAAGAGTACACCTACAGTTACCAGAACATGTCGTTCTTGTCAGCGCTAACATGCCTTTTGCAGTGGATCAAAACAAAAATTATGTTTTTTCAATCGGTGATCTAAGTCCACAAGCAAGGGGTAAAATCTCAATAGTTGATTCTGTGGTATGCAACAATCCCAACATTCGAGGTCTTACCCAATGCACCAAAGTATGGATCACACCAGCCAATAACAAAACACCCTCCCCGGATTGGGATAAATCAGATATTACCCTTAAAGCCAGATGTACGGACAATGGATTTGTCAAACTGAGTATTCACAATACTGGCACAGGGCATATGGCGGACAGCAGCAGTTTCCGGATTTATTTAGATGCACAGCAAGTTTTTCAACATAGGTATAAGCTTAACGCAGGCGATAGTTTATCCTTACAGGTTCCTGCCAATGGCCAAACTTTAAGATTAGAGGCAGATCAACGGCCTTATCATCCGACCAAAACACAAACCAACATCAGCATTGAAGCCTGTGGAGTAACCAGTGCAGGTAAGGTCAGCACTGGCTTTGTAGCTCAGTTGCCGCAAGATGATGAAGAGCTGGAAGTGGCCATAGAATGTTTGCCTATTATTGATTCCTACGATCCCAATGATAAATTGGTATTACCTCAAGGCGTTACAGAAAACCACTATACACCTACCAACACAGCTTTAGATTATACCATCCGTTTTCAGAATACAGGTACTGATTATGCTTACAAAGTGGTCGTGGTAGATACCTTATCCGAACACCTGGATATGAGTACTTTTCAAATCGGTACTGCTTCTCATGCCTATAAACTCAATATAACCGGCAAAGGCCGCCCTATTCTTACCTGGACTTTTGATAATATCAATCTGCCAGACAGTACTAGAGACCAGCTTGGCAGCAATGGATTTATCAAATTCAGCATCAAACCGCTGGCTACAATTGCAGAGAAAACAGTGATAGAGAACTTTGCCGACATCTTCTTTGACTTTAACGAACCAGTCCGTACCAATACTGTATTTAACTCCATTTATGATGTACCTGCTCCTGTTGTAAACAATGAAAAGGTGATCATTTGCCAGACAAATACTGTTGCTTTTGCCGGTAATAATCGTTCTTTCTGTGAGCAGCATATGCTCAATCTGCAAGCCAGTGCTCCTGCGGCTGGCAAAGGTAAATGGAAGATTCTAAAAGGTGCAGCTACTATTCAGGATCTGACCAATCCTGCTTCCTCAGTAACTAATTTAGCATATGGAGAAAATATCTTTGAATGGAAAGTGCCGACTAATTCCTGCTCAACTGATTCCACTTCAAGTACGGTCACCATCTATAGGAAACCTGCGCCTGGTACACCTGTTATTACCCAAATAGGAACGGATAGCTTGTTTTGCAGCATAAGCGCTACCAGTTATGAATGGTACAGAGATGGAATAAAGATAGTGGGTAAAAATCAGCAAATTAAGGTGAGTGACAGCGGAAAATATACTGTAAAAGTTAGTATGGATGAATGTAGCTCTCCTCTGTCAGAAGCATTCACTTACCAGAAAACTCCAACCGGCCTGGAGGAATACGGCGCACAGATAAAAGTATATCCCAATCCGGCAACAAGCTCCGTATTTATTGAACTGCCGGCAGACTGGCAGGCAACCCTAACACTGTCAGATGCCATGGGAAGAGCAGTAAAAGAAAGTATGCTTACCAGAGGAGAATCCAAAGTTGAGCTACTGCTTACAGGTATTAAAGCAGGCATATATATTCTGCATATCACAACAAAAGATGGCACCATTGTAAAAAAACTTATAATCCGATGA
- a CDS encoding NUDIX hydrolase — MSNQPTNVEQPDAGQPEGTGFLPNLALDLVIFGFHEKQLKVLLLEYVNTSLFALPAGFIKAKENLNDAARRSLTERTGLHDIYLEQYYVFGDLSRHDSRPLRTILIASGSNPPENHWLLGRFVSVGFYALIDFTKAVPKPDLLSDRCEWYDLNSLPPLMLDHKTMVDKALETLRANLDRKLIGFNLLPDLFTMGDLQSLYETILGERLNRTSFQRKILSLDILERLEKKFTGGAHKAPYLYRFKQPAGQEAAIKI; from the coding sequence ATGAGCAATCAGCCTACAAATGTTGAGCAACCAGACGCCGGTCAGCCGGAAGGTACTGGCTTTCTGCCTAACCTGGCACTTGATCTGGTTATTTTTGGATTTCATGAGAAACAATTAAAAGTATTACTTCTGGAATATGTGAATACCAGTTTGTTTGCCTTGCCTGCTGGGTTTATCAAAGCGAAAGAAAACCTGAATGATGCGGCCAGAAGGTCTTTGACTGAACGCACAGGTCTGCACGATATCTACCTGGAACAATATTATGTATTTGGCGACTTGTCGAGGCATGATTCTAGGCCACTCCGGACTATTCTCATAGCTAGCGGTTCAAATCCTCCAGAAAATCATTGGTTGCTAGGCCGCTTTGTTTCGGTGGGATTTTATGCCCTGATTGATTTTACCAAAGCCGTACCCAAACCAGATCTGCTCTCCGACCGTTGCGAGTGGTATGATCTAAATAGTTTGCCTCCCTTGATGCTTGATCATAAAACGATGGTGGATAAAGCCCTGGAAACCCTTAGGGCTAACCTTGACCGCAAACTGATCGGATTTAATTTACTGCCTGACTTGTTTACGATGGGAGATTTACAAAGCCTCTATGAAACCATTCTGGGAGAGAGACTAAACCGGACCAGTTTTCAGCGCAAAATACTAAGCCTGGATATTCTGGAAAGGCTGGAAAAAAAATTTACAGGAGGCGCCCATAAAGCTCCGTATTTATATCGGTTTAAACAACCAGCCGGGCAAGAAGCAGCCATAAAAATATAA